The nucleotide sequence GATTTTTTCTTATATAAAAGTTCCTGTTTCAAATCTTACATTGGCTACATTGTATGGAGGAGCACTTTATGGGATTGGTATCGGGTTAAGTTTTGCAGCAGGTGCTTCAACTGGTGGTACTGATATATTAGGAAGAATTATTCAGACTAAATTTTCTCATATTCCTATAGGTAAACTTCTTTTATTTGTTGATGGTGTAATTATTACCATATCACTTATAATCTTTAAAGATGTTGAACTTGTACTGTATGGTATTACAGCGCTGTTAATATCAAGTTATACAATAGATTTTGTCATCAGTAAATTAAATGTTTCCCGCCTTGCTTTTGTTATAACAGATAAAGGCGAAGAGATTTCGCGTAAACTTGTAACAACTTCTCCAAGAGGAGTTACTTTAATTGATGTTAAAGGAATGTATACCAATACGGAGAAACAAATGCTTTTTTGTGCATTAAAAGAAAGTGAAGCAGAAGAGTTTCAGAAAAAAATACTGGAAATAGACAATACAGCATTTATAGTATTTTCAGAGTCGCAAAGAATTAAAGGTAATGGATTTTATTTGTATAAATAATTTTATTAATATTTTGTTAAAAAATGCAATTTTTATTGCATTTTTTTATATTTTTTAGTATAATGAATAATGTTGTTTTTCAAAATTTTGAGGTGATTATATGGTAAAAAAATTAACAACACCGGTTGACTTGACAAAGGGAACTCCCTGGAAAGATATTTTGATATTTACTCTGCCGATGCTTATCGGTAATATTGCACAGCAACTTTACAGTACAGTTGACAGTATTGTTGTTGGAAAATATATAGGTGATAATGCTCTTGCTGCAGTAGGCAGTTCACTGCCAATACTTAATATGCTTTTGGTTTTGTTTATGGGTATTTCAGCAGGTGCGGGAATAATGGTTTCTCAGTATTTTGGTGCTAAGAACAGAGAGGCACTTTCAGTAACAATAGGTAATTGTATAACATTAACTTTAATTTCCTGTTTGTTTTTGATTGCTTTGGCAACTCCGTTTATCAAACCTATTCTTATTGCTTTAAATACGCCTGAAGCAATACTTAACGATTGTACGAATTACCTTACTATTTCTTTGGTTGGTATATTTGGTATGGCTTTTTATAATATTTTAAGTGGTATTATAAGAGGTCTTGGCGATTCGTTTTCTGTTCTTATATATCTTCTTGTTGCAACTGTTATAAATATTGTTTTGGATATTTACTTTGTTGCAGGGCTTAAAATGGGAGTAGGAGGCGTTGCTCTTGCAACGGTTATTGCTCAATTTATCTCATCAATTTTATGCCTTATAAAACTTTCAAAAATGAGCGATTGCTTTGATTTTTCACTAAAGTTTTTAAAATTAAAAGGGTTGTTTGTTAAAACTATTGTTCGTTTAGGGCTTCCATCGGGACTTACTCAGGCAATAATGTCATCTGCTATGATTGTTGTTCAGTCTTTAACCAATCAGTTCGGCGAACAGTTTATTGCAGCAAACGTAATTATTATGAGAGTTGACGGATTTGCTATGATGCCAAACTTTTCATTTGGTATGGCACTTACAACTTATGCAGGTCAGAATGTTGGAGCAGGACTTTATGACAGGGTAACAAAAGGTGCGAAACAGGGGACTTTACTTGCAGTTATAACATCAACTTTTATCACTCTTGTTATACTTTTGTTTGGTAAAAACCTAATGGGTATTTTTACCGAAACTGCGTCTTTGGTTGATATGAGTTATTATCTTATGTGTATTCTTGCTGTCGGATACATTGCAATGGCAGTAACACAAAGTTTGTCGGGAATTATGAGAGGTGCAGGGGATACCGTTACTCCAATGTGGATATCTCTTATTACAACTGTATTTTTAAGAATTCCTCTTGCTTACGGAATATCCTATTTAACCCGTACTCCCGAATTACCATTTGGAAGATGTGAATGTATTCAGATTTCACTTGTTGTGACATGGGTTTTAGGAGCACTTATAACATTTATATTCTATAGACACGGAAAATGGAAAACTAAAGCGATTAAATAAGTATTAAAAATGCACCGCAGAAATTATTTCTGCGGTGCATTTTAATATAATAATATTATAAGTTTTGATACAATTTTTTTAATTGATCGTTAAGTCCCTGTAAATCCTCTTTGATAATATCCCATATCAAAATAAGATTTACACCTTCATAATCGTGAACAATTTTATTTCGAAGTCCATACATAACTCTCCAGGGGATTGATGGATTATTTTCTTCAAATTCTTTATCGATTTTGTTAGCAAGTTCGCCAATTTGACTAAGATTAAAAACACAGGCTTCTACAAGAATGGAGTTGTTGACAAAATCTTCATAGTTTACGTCTTTGGAGTAGTTTATAACCTTTGAAATATATTTAATTATTTTTTCAACAATTATTTTATTTTTCATAAATAATCACTCCATCTTTGGAAATTTCATTAAAAATTTTAGAGTTTGGTATTATATGACTTTGGTCAAAAACGTCAACCTCTTTGTCAAGTGCAGAACGCACATCCTCTATTAAACCCACAAATTTCAAACCTCTAAGTCCGCTGTCAAGGAGTAAGTCAACATCACTATTCTGATTGGCAAGTCCTTTAACATACGAACCAAAAAGAATAGCTTTTTTTACACTATGCTTAATAAATATTGGATGTAAAACAGTTTTTATATCATCTATAGTATAAATTGTATCACGCATAAAAATACTCCTTTCACAATCATTTATATTTATTATATATCAAAATTTATATAAAATCAATAGATTATCTTGTAAATAAAGGTATTATATGCGTAAATTTTATAGTAGCATTTTTAGTTATATATAACATCATAAATTTCAGCAGATGGAAGCCAATCAGTATCAGAGAAATTTTTTTCAAAATTTTGTTTGGTTTGAATAGTTTTGCATGGAATAACTAATTTTATTGTTCCGTCTTTGTTAAATTCAGAATGTATAATATAATGAATAAAATCATCTTTGTCTATAAATTCAGACTTATTTCCATCATCATCTAATTTAAAATAGTTTAAAGGTGTAGCAGTAAACCATTTCGCAGGATAAACAGATAAATATATTTTTGCATTTTTATTTATCTTTATTTTGTTTTTAGGTATGATTTCAATAGATAAATTGCAGGTAGTTACATATTGGGTAGTAAAACTATCTATTTTAATTTTTTCCTGAAACATATTAATAACTTTTTGATTAATAATAAAATACTCTGAAAAATTTTCTTTGGTAATATGTTTGTTACTGCAACTTGTCGGTATAAGAAGTAAAATTAATATAATCAGTATCTGAGTAAACTTTTTCATATAATTCTCTCCTAAATTAAAAAATGCGCCAACTAAGGTTGACGCATGAAAAACGCAAACCCCGTTGTCGCCAAACAAACTTAATATTAGTAAATGTTATACACAATAATACTAAAACCAAGTTGGAATTTGCATTTTTTCCAATATCATATGATTTTAATATTATTGTATTACTTTCATAATATACAAATATGAAATAACAGACAGATATTAAGTTTGTTTGGCACTTACTATTATATCATATTTTAATAAAAAAACAATATTTTTTTAAAAATTACTTGACAAATATAAAAGATTATGCTAAAATTTATCATAATTTAAACACTGCGATGCGGAATAGTATGCAAATATTTTCGCCTTGAGAGAGATGCCGGGTGGTGCGAGGCATTGGGAGGATTTTGAGGAACTCACCGCGGAGTGGCTGCTGTGAATTCATAGTAATGGCAGACGGGTACTCCCGTAACAGAGTTAAGATGTGATGGCATCTAAAGAGCATCCTTTTTGGGTGAAAAAGAGTGGTACCGCGGAAACGAATGATTTATTACGTTTTCGTCTCTTTAAGAAAAGCAAAGAGACGAAAGCGTTTTTTTGTTTAAAAATAATTTTTTGAAAGGAGTTTTCGAAAATGAGAACTGTTAACGTTGCAGATATTACACTAAAAAAACTTTCAGAGGAACGTGAAATTTCACTTCTGTTTCGTGAAAAATCTAAAATAGCAAACTGCGCAGATAAAATTGGCGCAGATGTTATAGAACTTCCGCAGATAAAAAATCTTCGTGAAGATACTATTGTTTATAAAACTATTGCGCAAAATATTAAGAACGCTGTTCTTGCCATTCCTGTTGGTTTTAATAAAGAGAATGTTGCATATTCATGGGAATGTATTAAAGATGCGATAAAACCTCGTCTACAGATTGAACTTCCTGTATCAACAATTCAGATGGAATATACATATCACGTTAAACAAGCAGTTATGCTTGAAAAGATTAAAGAACTTATCATTGATGCTAAATCATATTGTAATGATGTTGAATTTGCTGCCCTTGATGCAACAAGAGCAGATGTTGATTTTCTTATTAGTTCTGTTAAAGAAGCAGAGGCAAACGGTGCAACACTTATAACCATTTGTGATAATGCGGGAGTATCAACACCTGAAGAAATTGGTGCATTAGTTTCAAAAGTTGCAGAAAGTGTAAATGTTCCTGTATATGTTCAGGTTTCTGACCGTATTAATATGGGTGTAGCATCTGCTTTTGCGGCAGTTTCAAAAGGTGCACAAGGTATTAAATGCGCTATGGCAGGAAAAGATGTACTGCTTATGGGAGAAATATCTGATGCAATGAGTGTATGTGCCACAAGGATAGATGCAAAAATCAAACTTGATAAAACAAAAATA is from Oscillospiraceae bacterium and encodes:
- a CDS encoding YitT family protein — its product is MSKLKSMLLTVIGTMITGFGVGVFLTPNKIVGGGATGLSTLLYHTFGFEPGLSFFVINIIFLVLGLKVLGKDFVLKTLVGTFCISIFVQIFSYIKVPVSNLTLATLYGGALYGIGIGLSFAAGASTGGTDILGRIIQTKFSHIPIGKLLLFVDGVIITISLIIFKDVELVLYGITALLISSYTIDFVISKLNVSRLAFVITDKGEEISRKLVTTSPRGVTLIDVKGMYTNTEKQMLFCALKESEAEEFQKKILEIDNTAFIVFSESQRIKGNGFYLYK
- a CDS encoding MATE family efflux transporter produces the protein MVKKLTTPVDLTKGTPWKDILIFTLPMLIGNIAQQLYSTVDSIVVGKYIGDNALAAVGSSLPILNMLLVLFMGISAGAGIMVSQYFGAKNREALSVTIGNCITLTLISCLFLIALATPFIKPILIALNTPEAILNDCTNYLTISLVGIFGMAFYNILSGIIRGLGDSFSVLIYLLVATVINIVLDIYFVAGLKMGVGGVALATVIAQFISSILCLIKLSKMSDCFDFSLKFLKLKGLFVKTIVRLGLPSGLTQAIMSSAMIVVQSLTNQFGEQFIAANVIIMRVDGFAMMPNFSFGMALTTYAGQNVGAGLYDRVTKGAKQGTLLAVITSTFITLVILLFGKNLMGIFTETASLVDMSYYLMCILAVGYIAMAVTQSLSGIMRGAGDTVTPMWISLITTVFLRIPLAYGISYLTRTPELPFGRCECIQISLVVTWVLGALITFIFYRHGKWKTKAIK
- a CDS encoding DUF86 domain-containing protein — encoded protein: MKNKIIVEKIIKYISKVINYSKDVNYEDFVNNSILVEACVFNLSQIGELANKIDKEFEENNPSIPWRVMYGLRNKIVHDYEGVNLILIWDIIKEDLQGLNDQLKKLYQNL
- a CDS encoding nucleotidyltransferase domain-containing protein; its protein translation is MRDTIYTIDDIKTVLHPIFIKHSVKKAILFGSYVKGLANQNSDVDLLLDSGLRGLKFVGLIEDVRSALDKEVDVFDQSHIIPNSKIFNEISKDGVIIYEK